Part of the Terriglobia bacterium genome, CGAGGCTATTCCCGCTGGCGCCAGCGGAACGCTGACGGAGCGCATGGAGGCCTTCGAACGCGAGGTCCTGCTCGCCGAGCTGCGCCGTCACAATTTCCACATGACCAACGTCGCGCGCGCCTTGGGCCTCGAGCGCAGCCACCTCTACAAGAAATGCCAGCAGCTCGGCATTGACCTGCAAGCCCTCCGGAAATCCGACTAGACAATTCAGCGGTTGCGCACGGGGGCCCGCCGCAGGCCGGTACATTTGCGCGCAGCCGCGGGCTCCAGCCCCTGCCGCTGCAGCGATTTCCAGCTCATGTCTCCGCGCAGGTATTGCCAGATGCCCTGCAACCGCCAGAACATGTTCAGTTGCCGGTAGGGAAAATGCTCAAAGAAGCAGTAGCTCACCAGCCGCGCCACGTCTTTCCAGTCGCTGTACCGTTTGTACGTCAGCTCTTCCTGCAGCACCGCGCCGATGGAAATCACGGTCGCGAAGGCGTAGCCGAAGAGCAGAAACTGCACGAAGAACTCCCGGCTCAGCACCCCGGCCCAGGCCGCCAGCGCGATGGTCACGAGGCCGCCCAGTTCGATCACCGGAGCCAGGAGTTCGAAGATCCACAGATAAGGCAGCGCAAAGCATCCGATCCGCCCGTAGCGCGGCCGGAAGAGCATGTTGCAGTTCGTCCACAGCACGTCCAGCAGGCCCTTCTGCCAGCGGCTGCGCTGCCGTCCCAGCGAGCGCAGGTCCGCGGGCACCTCGGTCCAGCACACCGGGTCCGGCACGAATTTAATTTCGTAGTCGGCATTCTTCTCCAGCAGGCGCCGGTGCATGCGCGTCACCACGTCGAAGTCCTCCCCGATCGAGCTTGCCCGGTAGCCGCCCAGCTCGCGCACCAGGTCCGTTCGGAACACGCCGAACGCTCCGGAGATGATCATCAGCATGTTGCCTTGCGCCCAGGCTTCGCGGCCGATCAGAAACGCGCGCAGGTATTCCACCACTTGAATCACTTCGATGCTTTTGCGCGGCAGGCGGATCCGCCGCAGCCGCCCTCCTTCCAGTTCGCAGCCGTTCACCACCCGCACGATACCCCCCGCCCCGACGATGCGCTTGGGGTCGTTCAGCACCGGAAGCATGATGCGCAGAAGCGCATCGCGTTCCAGCACGGAATCGGCATCCACGATGCACACGTACGGCGAGGTCGCGGCGTTCAGCCCGGCATTCACCGCATCCGCCTTGCTCCCTCCGGGCTTCTTATCCAGCACCAGCAGCCGCCGGTCCGCATCGCTGCGGTACAGGCCGCGCACTTCCGCGCTCTGCACATGCGGCACGTACACCACGCGCACCGGCCGCAACTGGAACTCTTCCTGCAGTTCCTGGAGCGTCTGGTCCGTCGAACCGTCGTTGATGACGATCAACTCGATCTCCGGATAATCCAGCTGCAGCAGGTTGCGCACCGATCCGCGCACCGATTTTTCCTCGTTGTGCGCGGGCACGAGCAGGGTGATGGGCGGCGCGAGCCGTGAGTCCTTGATCCACTCCAGGCGGTGGCTTTCCAGCTTATGGTGGTGCGCCGCACTGGTCTTCAGCGCGATGATCAGCATCGCCAGGTACGCCAGATTGCCGATCAGGTAGTAGTAAAACAGGGCGTGGTTCGCGAGACTCAGAAAGGAAATCATAGCGGCGCCGCGGTCCTGGCGGCAGCCAGCTCTTTTGGAGCGCTTCCCTGCGGAGCTGGAGCTCCGGACTGGAGAACGGCCCGCAGGGCCTTTCGCCGATTCCGGCTGACCAATGTGTGCAAAGCGCTGTCCATGCCTGCTTCCAGGATTCAGCTGCGCGCGGGTTTGCAGTTGACGGGGCTTGCGTGCCTGCTACAGACAGTTCTGGGGCGCAGTCTAGGGGAAGGGGGGAACCGCCGCCGTGCGCTGCTCCGGAAAATCTGCCGAGCAA contains:
- a CDS encoding glycosyltransferase family 2 protein codes for the protein MISFLSLANHALFYYYLIGNLAYLAMLIIALKTSAAHHHKLESHRLEWIKDSRLAPPITLLVPAHNEEKSVRGSVRNLLQLDYPEIELIVINDGSTDQTLQELQEEFQLRPVRVVYVPHVQSAEVRGLYRSDADRRLLVLDKKPGGSKADAVNAGLNAATSPYVCIVDADSVLERDALLRIMLPVLNDPKRIVGAGGIVRVVNGCELEGGRLRRIRLPRKSIEVIQVVEYLRAFLIGREAWAQGNMLMIISGAFGVFRTDLVRELGGYRASSIGEDFDVVTRMHRRLLEKNADYEIKFVPDPVCWTEVPADLRSLGRQRSRWQKGLLDVLWTNCNMLFRPRYGRIGCFALPYLWIFELLAPVIELGGLVTIALAAWAGVLSREFFVQFLLFGYAFATVISIGAVLQEELTYKRYSDWKDVARLVSYCFFEHFPYRQLNMFWRLQGIWQYLRGDMSWKSLQRQGLEPAAARKCTGLRRAPVRNR